The Anabrus simplex isolate iqAnaSimp1 chromosome 1, ASM4041472v1, whole genome shotgun sequence genome window below encodes:
- the LOC136857474 gene encoding uncharacterized protein: MGNVQPLLLLCIAVTIVNGLGDTIDGVHYKRILHSPLAGQNDNVRVSVKYSRRDGQGDGCGGFGGGLWRSSGLGGLGLGSGSWGTGSLSGLSTFGGIGKGLWGSYGLGGGFGSLGLGRGLGQGGSGSAGLGGSSWGSAGLDGLSGLGGIGKSLWGSYGLGGGFGSAGLGGGSGIGVHGSSGLGRGLGLYLGGFGSTGSGRGFGLGGYGSSGLGRGLGLSLGGFGSNGFGKGLGLGGYGSSGLGSGLGFGGYGSSGLGSGSGLRSYGSSRRLRGSWGDLSGHGSYGLGGGIGSISGTGVAGGIGSTSLRSGSTGYSSYGVGGSGLGGLSGRVSSVDLSAGTGGSSGTSSVGYGRSHIGLGSYGLGGGASYGLGSSVGTTAVGYGGGVGGAGLGTYGYGTGAGGTSYGWSGSTGLGSGTSGLSGSLNSGAYVLSGSAGAGSGTYGASTGGSYGSGKY, translated from the exons ATGGGTAACGTCCAGCCATTGTTGCTGCTCTGCATCGCCGTCACCATC GTCAATGGACTTGGTGACACCATCGACGGCGTGCACTACAAGAGGATCTTACACTCCCCACTCGCCGGCCAAAACGATAATGTTCGTGTCAGCGTCAAGTACTCCCGTCGTGATGGTCAAGGAGATGGTTGCGGAGGCTTCGGTGGAGGACTCTGGCGATCTTCTGGACTCGGAGGATTAGGTCTTGGAAGTGGTAGCTGGGGCACCGGCAGCCTGAGTGGACTGTCCACCTTCGGTGGTATTGGTAAAGGTCTGTGGGGATCTTACGGACTAGGAGGAGGATTTGGCTCACTCGGCCTTGGTAGAGGTCTGGGCCAGGGAGGATCCGGCTCTGCCGGTCTTGGAGGAAGTAGCTGGGGTTCTGCCGGCTTGGATGGATTATCCGGTTTGGGTGGTATTGGTAAAAGTCTTTGGGGATCTTACGGACTAGGAGGAGGATTCGGTTCAGCTGGGCTTGGTGGAGGCTCGGGTATCGGAGTACATGGCTCTTCTGGACTTGGTAGAGGCCTGGGTCTTTATCTGGGAGGATTCGGTTCAACTGGATCTGGCAGAGGATTTGGTCTTGGAGGATATGGCTCTTCTGGACTTGGTAGAGGTCTGGGTCTTAGCCTGGGAGGATTCGGTTCAAATGGATTTGGCAAAGGGTTGGGTCTTGGAGGGTATGGCTCCTCTGGATTGGGTAGTGGATTAGGTTTCGGAGGATATGGCTCTTCTGGACTTGGCAGCGGTTCGGGTTTAAGAAGTTATGGCTCCTCTAGACGTTTAAGAGGAAGTTGGGGAGATTTATCCGGCCATGGCTCTTATGGTCTGGGAGGAGGAATAGGATCCATCAGCGGAACTGGGGTAGCCGGAGGAATTGGTTCCACCAGTCTTAGAAGTGGATCTACTGGATATAGCTCTTACGGCGTTGGAGGATCAGGCTTAGGTGGCCTGAGTGGAAGAGTTTCTTCAGTAGATCTGAGCGCAGGTACCGGGGGAAGCAGTGGAACCAGTTCCGTGGGATATGGCAGAAGTCATATCGGATTGGGATCTTACGGCTTGGGAGGTGGTGCATCTTATGGTCTAGGTAGTTCAGTGGGTACAACTGCTGTTGGTTACGGTGGTGGAGTAGGAGGAGCAGGCCTAGGAACCTACGGGTATGGAACTGGTGCCGGTGGAACTTCATACGGGTGGTCAGGTTCAACTGGACTGGGTTCAGGAACCTCCGGTCTCTCAGGATCACTCAATTCAGGAGCCTATGTTCTTTCAGGATCAGCAGGTGCTGGATCGGGAACTTACGGTGCATCTACCGGAGGTAGTTACGGCTCTGGGAAATATTAG